A DNA window from Candidatus Hydrogenedentota bacterium contains the following coding sequences:
- a CDS encoding prolipoprotein diacylglyceryl transferase, whose product MRPVLFHIGGMSFHSYTVMMSLAFLVGTILAVRANLRRERPFPITTLAGVWAFVGGILGAKTWWWAQYGEWADLKWGWFLVEGGLVFFGGLVGGVAAVVLYLRRAGAPVIPVSDLALPYVALAHGIARIGCFLNGCCYGRHTTLPCAVYYPKSLPASSLPVHPVQLYETLGLLVVFAVLRLVYRRGPRTGTVVLGYLAGYGALRFVTEFFRGDSGHPLLGLTASQAVAAAMLAVGLAGLLRLRVAPRPDTANTAEPRAPLETAAPGESGAKQ is encoded by the coding sequence ATGCGCCCCGTGCTGTTTCATATTGGCGGCATGTCTTTTCACTCCTACACGGTCATGATGTCGCTGGCCTTTCTGGTCGGCACGATTCTGGCGGTGCGGGCGAATCTCCGCCGCGAGCGCCCCTTTCCCATCACGACCCTGGCGGGCGTGTGGGCCTTTGTCGGCGGGATTCTCGGCGCGAAGACATGGTGGTGGGCGCAGTACGGCGAATGGGCCGACCTGAAGTGGGGCTGGTTTCTGGTTGAGGGCGGGCTGGTGTTCTTCGGCGGGCTGGTCGGCGGCGTGGCGGCGGTGGTGCTGTACCTGCGGCGCGCCGGCGCGCCCGTGATCCCCGTGAGCGACCTCGCGCTGCCCTATGTGGCCCTGGCCCACGGCATCGCGCGGATAGGCTGTTTTCTCAACGGCTGCTGCTATGGACGCCACACGACCCTGCCGTGCGCAGTCTATTACCCGAAAAGCCTGCCGGCATCCTCCCTGCCCGTTCATCCGGTGCAGTTGTACGAGACCCTCGGCCTGCTCGTGGTCTTCGCCGTGCTGCGCCTGGTCTATCGCCGCGGCCCCCGCACGGGCACGGTGGTGCTGGGCTATCTGGCGGGATACGGCGCGCTCCGGTTTGTGACGGAGTTCTTCCGGGGCGACAGCGGGCACCCCCTGCTGGGGCTGACTGCCTCGCAGGCTGTGGCGGCCGCGATGCTGGCGGTTGGTCTGGCGGGGCTGCTGCGGCTGCGCGTCGCGCCGCGGCCGGATACCGCGAATACTGCGGAACCCCGCGCGCCGCTGGAAACGGCGGCGCCCGGTGAATCAGGAGCGAAGCAATGA
- a CDS encoding SUMF1/EgtB/PvdO family nonheme iron enzyme has translation MIPVTCPACGLQILVPTKVQGRTGVCFNCGQALTVPAPPDKAAPAPPPAANGGRKDLVFQPGDRLADRYVIRSLIGRGGMGAVYAARDTLLGEDVALKCLLPGLLRTEKARRMFLQEAQVTRKLRHENIVAVHDVSATPEGILYISMELAAGEPLRGFLRRQRAERRLVEVRFAVSVVSQMLAGLEYAHRFVIHRDIKPENVILLANERVKLLDFGLARAVEEELALETDGPKKKKRLVGTMGYAAPEQVKFQPLDPRADLYAVGLVLQELLTLRTPLDPPRPLDQVRRDVSPSLARVLEKALEEDRDHRWPDARAFRAALEAAYETSYRPPAAAVPATGAAGPASTEGMVWFPGGRFLMGSNALRESSPEAEVAVAPFWMDAHPVTVAEYRRYLGETGAPSPRYWNDPDCRGDEQPVVGVSWQEALAYAAWAGKTLPTEAQWEFAARGRENRPYPWGALPPDATRCNFGEHIGGTTMVTLYDDGCTPDGIHDLAGNVFEWTLDPFAPYGTIRNRPEEAAQIPRRAVRGGCFQSPPEELTTAARRGVFPETQARTIGFRCVVPAPQTDESA, from the coding sequence ATGATTCCCGTCACCTGTCCGGCCTGCGGCCTCCAAATCCTTGTTCCAACCAAAGTACAGGGGAGGACCGGGGTTTGTTTCAACTGCGGCCAGGCGCTCACCGTTCCGGCGCCGCCGGACAAGGCCGCGCCGGCCCCCCCGCCCGCCGCCAACGGGGGCCGGAAGGACCTTGTTTTTCAGCCCGGGGACCGGCTGGCGGACCGCTATGTCATCCGCAGCCTCATCGGCCGGGGCGGCATGGGGGCGGTCTACGCCGCCCGCGACACCCTGCTGGGCGAGGATGTCGCCCTGAAATGCCTGCTGCCCGGGCTGCTGCGCACGGAGAAAGCCCGGCGCATGTTCCTGCAGGAGGCGCAGGTGACCCGCAAGCTGCGGCATGAGAACATCGTGGCCGTGCATGATGTGAGCGCCACGCCCGAGGGCATCCTGTATATCAGCATGGAGCTGGCCGCCGGTGAGCCGCTCCGGGGCTTTCTGCGGCGGCAGCGCGCCGAACGGCGGCTGGTGGAGGTCCGCTTCGCCGTCTCCGTCGTGTCCCAGATGCTCGCCGGACTGGAATACGCCCACCGCTTCGTCATCCACCGGGACATCAAGCCCGAAAACGTCATCCTCCTCGCCAACGAGCGGGTCAAGCTGCTGGACTTCGGCCTCGCCCGCGCCGTGGAGGAGGAGCTTGCCCTGGAAACCGACGGGCCGAAGAAAAAGAAACGCCTTGTCGGCACCATGGGCTACGCCGCCCCGGAACAGGTGAAGTTCCAGCCCCTCGACCCCCGCGCCGACCTCTACGCCGTCGGGCTGGTCCTTCAGGAGCTCCTCACCCTGCGCACACCCCTGGACCCGCCCCGCCCGCTGGACCAGGTCCGCCGGGACGTGTCCCCCTCCCTCGCGCGCGTGCTGGAGAAGGCGCTGGAGGAGGACCGCGACCACCGCTGGCCCGACGCCCGCGCATTCCGCGCCGCCCTTGAGGCCGCCTATGAGACCTCCTACCGCCCCCCGGCGGCGGCCGTGCCCGCAACCGGCGCCGCCGGGCCCGCCTCCACGGAGGGCATGGTGTGGTTTCCCGGCGGACGCTTCCTCATGGGGTCCAACGCCCTGCGCGAGTCCTCCCCCGAGGCCGAGGTCGCCGTGGCCCCCTTCTGGATGGACGCGCACCCCGTCACGGTGGCCGAGTACCGCCGCTATCTCGGGGAAACCGGCGCGCCATCGCCGCGCTACTGGAACGACCCCGACTGCCGCGGCGACGAGCAGCCCGTCGTCGGCGTGTCCTGGCAGGAGGCCCTGGCCTACGCCGCCTGGGCGGGCAAGACCCTGCCCACGGAGGCCCAGTGGGAGTTCGCCGCGCGGGGCCGCGAAAACCGCCCCTACCCCTGGGGCGCCCTGCCGCCCGACGCCACCCGCTGCAACTTCGGCGAGCACATCGGCGGCACCACCATGGTCACCCTCTACGACGACGGCTGCACCCCCGACGGCATCCACGACCTGGCGGGGAATGTCTTCGAGTGGACCCTTGACCCCTTCGCCCCCTACGGCACGATCCGCAACCGCCCCGAAGAGGCCGCGCAGATTCCCCGCCGGGCCGTCCGCGGCGGCTGCTTCCAGTCCCCCCCCGAAGAACTCACCACCGCGGCCCGCCGCGGCGTCTTCCCCGAGACCCAGGCCCGCACCATCGGCTTCCGCTGCGTGGTCCCCGCCCCGCAGACCGACGAAAGCGCCTGA
- the cysC gene encoding adenylyl-sulfate kinase, with translation MADNVKATNITWHHNLVTLEDREKKNGHKGAVLWFTGLSASGKSTLAQAVQCVLFERGCQAYVLDGDNVRHGLNKDLGFSPADREENIRRIGEVAKLFQEAGFIAMTAFISPYRADRDRARAISGDAFIEVYVNASLEACEARDPKGLYQKARAGVIPEFTGISAPYEAPENPELTVDTAKLSLEESVAQVIACLEARGVLLTK, from the coding sequence ATGGCGGACAATGTGAAAGCAACGAATATCACGTGGCACCACAACCTGGTCACGCTGGAGGACCGCGAGAAGAAAAACGGCCACAAGGGGGCGGTGCTGTGGTTCACCGGCCTGTCGGCGTCGGGCAAGTCCACGCTGGCGCAGGCGGTGCAGTGCGTGCTCTTTGAACGCGGCTGCCAGGCCTATGTCCTCGACGGCGACAATGTGCGCCACGGGCTGAACAAGGACCTGGGTTTCTCGCCCGCGGACCGGGAGGAGAACATCCGCCGGATCGGCGAGGTGGCCAAGCTTTTCCAGGAGGCGGGGTTCATCGCCATGACAGCGTTCATCTCGCCCTACCGCGCGGACCGCGACAGGGCGCGGGCCATCAGCGGCGACGCCTTCATCGAGGTGTATGTGAATGCCTCGCTGGAGGCCTGCGAGGCCCGCGACCCGAAGGGCCTGTACCAGAAGGCCCGCGCGGGCGTCATCCCGGAGTTCACGGGCATCAGCGCCCCCTACGAGGCCCCGGAGAACCCGGAGCTCACAGTGGACACCGCGAAACTGTCGCTGGAAGAGAGTGTGGCCCAAGTCATCGCCTGTCTGGAAGCGCGGGGCGTGCTGCTAACGAAGTAG
- a CDS encoding sigma-54-dependent Fis family transcriptional regulator: protein MRSVAPVEGPRVLLACADVALGRTLESFLQQPNIRMERCHEAAGLLRLVSRRPFDVVVLDLGLENPGTVDLVSFVRAKSPGTRQILLFGPDQVERALEGIRQGAFFYLPLSCPPSDVARLVEKALQDLSVSGTMDEYEQNLFEELAGRSGGMQRVLELIRKVAPTDSTVLLLGESGTGKEVVAHTLHRLSARRDRVFVAVNCAALPEALLESELFGHVRGAFTGADRDKQGLFAEADGGTLFLDEIGDMALITQAKLLRVLQNGELRPVGSNTSRRVNVRVIAATNRDLHEAVRARAFREDLYFRLNVVQIRIPPLRERLDALPALTAHFIRLANTRHGRRVRGLDDAAVQYLRGYAFPGNVRELEGIVTHGVIMAEGELIRPGDLPDAVRQAPPGRLALGYEAPAAAGLSLADMEARHIRGTLVECLGNQTVAARRLGISRSTLWRKMREYGLSQAAGDA, encoded by the coding sequence ATGCGGAGCGTCGCGCCCGTAGAGGGGCCCCGGGTGTTGCTGGCCTGCGCCGATGTCGCGCTCGGCCGCACGCTGGAGTCCTTCCTTCAACAGCCCAACATCCGGATGGAGCGCTGCCATGAGGCGGCCGGCCTCCTGCGTCTGGTTTCCCGCCGCCCCTTCGATGTGGTGGTGCTGGATCTGGGCCTGGAGAACCCGGGCACGGTGGACTTGGTGTCCTTTGTGCGGGCCAAGAGTCCCGGCACCCGCCAGATTCTCCTCTTTGGCCCGGACCAGGTGGAGCGGGCGCTGGAGGGCATCCGGCAGGGCGCGTTTTTCTACCTTCCCCTGAGCTGTCCCCCGTCCGATGTGGCGCGGCTGGTGGAGAAGGCGCTCCAGGACCTTTCGGTCTCGGGGACGATGGACGAATACGAGCAGAACCTGTTCGAGGAGCTGGCCGGGCGTTCGGGGGGCATGCAGCGGGTGCTGGAGCTGATCCGCAAGGTGGCCCCCACGGACAGCACGGTCCTGCTGCTGGGGGAGAGCGGCACGGGCAAGGAGGTGGTGGCCCACACCCTGCACCGCCTGAGCGCGCGGCGCGACCGGGTTTTTGTGGCGGTGAACTGCGCGGCCCTGCCCGAGGCCCTGCTCGAGAGCGAGCTCTTCGGCCATGTCCGGGGGGCCTTCACCGGCGCTGACCGCGACAAGCAGGGGCTCTTCGCCGAGGCCGACGGGGGCACGCTCTTCCTCGACGAGATCGGCGACATGGCGCTCATCACGCAGGCCAAGCTGCTGCGGGTGCTGCAGAACGGCGAGCTCCGCCCCGTCGGCTCCAACACATCGCGGCGCGTGAACGTGCGGGTGATCGCCGCCACGAACCGCGACCTGCATGAGGCCGTGCGCGCGCGGGCCTTCCGCGAGGACCTGTACTTCCGGCTCAACGTGGTGCAGATACGCATTCCCCCGCTGCGCGAGCGGCTGGACGCCCTGCCCGCGCTGACGGCGCATTTCATCCGCCTGGCCAACACGCGCCACGGCCGGCGGGTGCGCGGGCTGGACGACGCCGCAGTCCAGTACCTGCGCGGCTATGCCTTTCCGGGGAACGTCCGCGAGCTGGAGGGGATTGTCACGCACGGGGTGATCATGGCGGAGGGCGAACTGATCCGGCCCGGGGACCTGCCCGATGCGGTGCGCCAGGCGCCCCCGGGCCGGCTGGCCCTGGGCTATGAGGCGCCCGCCGCCGCCGGACTCAGTCTGGCGGACATGGAGGCGCGGCACATCCGCGGGACCCTCGTGGAATGCCTGGGCAACCAGACGGTGGCGGCGAGGCGGCTGGGCATCTCCCGCTCCACCCTCTGGCGGAAAATGCGGGAGTACGGCCTCTCGCAAGCTGCGGGGGACGCCTGA
- a CDS encoding HD domain-containing protein encodes MANDSIVVLTGSRKGEVHPLDREISFGRSPDNTIQVDDMQISRRHAVVVPSGDGVLLRDLGSGNGTFVNGQRVLEHLLQDGEIFMMGRQQFQFREGSETTQSAKNNASKIIHTDREESFESADARNIYQTFFSAPQGAASEHDLREMQRRLAAVYAANQAIASEQHLSRVFDRVMDQVFALVPAHNGVILLASGADGALEAAYSRSGMPGADLHISNTIVRQAYEKGVAVITCNAMDDSRFKAGASIIAENIASAMCAPLIYQDERLGVIYVDNHGVFDAFTNGDLELLVALAGASASAIRNAQYVRQLEQSYQDTLVVLANAIELRDHYTVGHTWRVTNFAEAIARELGWDEEKLREVHMGGVLHDVGKIAVDNAILGKPSALTEEEFAKMKVHPERGADLLRDVKFLQPLIPYCLYHHERWDGSGYPFGLRGEQIPVEGRLIAAADAFDAMTSNRPYRKGMAKEEALRRIREAVNVQFDTAMVDALVSAVENGRIDEILQDYFKNEAHSIACPFCSTFVRLPEGQGAGSEVDCKVCHRKIVIRENDGLFFGELLSAAPGA; translated from the coding sequence ATGGCTAACGACAGCATCGTGGTCCTCACGGGGTCCCGCAAGGGGGAAGTCCATCCGCTTGACCGGGAGATTTCCTTCGGGCGCAGCCCCGACAACACGATCCAGGTGGACGACATGCAGATATCCCGCCGGCACGCCGTGGTGGTGCCCTCGGGCGACGGGGTTCTCCTGCGCGACCTGGGCAGCGGCAACGGCACCTTTGTGAACGGGCAGCGCGTGCTGGAGCACCTGCTCCAGGACGGCGAAATTTTCATGATGGGCCGCCAGCAGTTCCAGTTCCGCGAGGGCAGCGAGACGACGCAGTCGGCGAAGAACAACGCCTCGAAGATCATCCACACCGACCGGGAGGAGTCTTTCGAGTCCGCCGACGCGCGCAACATCTACCAGACCTTCTTCAGCGCCCCCCAGGGCGCGGCCTCGGAGCATGACCTGCGCGAGATGCAGCGGCGCCTGGCCGCGGTGTACGCCGCCAACCAGGCCATCGCCAGCGAGCAGCACCTCTCCCGGGTCTTCGACCGCGTCATGGACCAGGTCTTCGCGCTGGTCCCCGCGCACAACGGGGTCATCCTCCTCGCCTCCGGGGCCGACGGCGCGCTGGAGGCCGCCTACTCCCGCTCCGGCATGCCCGGTGCCGACCTGCACATCAGCAACACCATCGTCCGCCAGGCTTATGAGAAGGGGGTGGCCGTCATCACCTGCAACGCCATGGACGACTCGCGGTTCAAGGCGGGCGCGAGCATCATCGCCGAGAACATCGCGTCGGCCATGTGCGCCCCCCTCATCTACCAGGACGAGCGCCTGGGCGTCATCTACGTGGACAACCACGGCGTCTTCGACGCCTTCACCAACGGCGACCTGGAACTGCTGGTCGCCCTGGCCGGCGCCTCCGCCTCCGCCATACGAAACGCCCAGTACGTCCGGCAGCTGGAGCAGTCCTACCAGGACACCCTGGTCGTTCTGGCGAACGCCATCGAATTGCGGGACCACTACACCGTGGGCCACACCTGGCGGGTGACCAACTTCGCCGAGGCCATCGCCCGGGAGCTGGGCTGGGACGAGGAGAAGCTCCGGGAGGTCCACATGGGCGGCGTGCTCCACGACGTGGGCAAGATCGCCGTGGACAACGCCATCCTCGGAAAACCCTCCGCCCTCACGGAGGAGGAGTTTGCGAAGATGAAGGTCCATCCCGAGCGGGGCGCAGACCTCCTGCGCGACGTGAAGTTCCTCCAGCCCCTCATCCCCTACTGCCTCTACCACCACGAACGCTGGGACGGCTCGGGGTATCCCTTCGGCCTCAGGGGCGAGCAGATTCCCGTCGAGGGAAGGCTCATCGCCGCGGCCGACGCCTTTGACGCCATGACCAGCAACCGCCCCTACCGGAAGGGCATGGCCAAGGAGGAGGCCCTCAGGCGCATCCGTGAGGCCGTCAACGTGCAGTTTGACACCGCCATGGTGGACGCCCTCGTGTCCGCCGTTGAAAACGGCAGGATTGACGAGATTCTCCAAGATTACTTCAAGAATGAGGCCCACAGCATCGCCTGCCCCTTCTGCAGCACCTTTGTCCGCCTGCCCGAGGGGCAGGGGGCCGGTTCCGAGGTGGACTGCAAGGTCTGCCACCGCAAAATAGTCATCCGGGAAAACGACGGGCTTTTCTTTGGCGAGCTTCTTTCCGCCGCCCCCGGCGCATAG
- a CDS encoding PilT/PilU family type 4a pilus ATPase, translating to MSEHVLGTGQKQTLRNILRLTEALVVRTEGPPREMRLWTEDVRVTARRPDYTGDYEDFRFVFRLGGFEEAEAVEKIAEEYPDLCTVEKDGEELVFECPREGAPFSPKVFELLNKLSLAVKLPEVWHIEGADFRVEPISVEMLFHAMVQYKASDLHLTSGLRPVFRIDNDARHSEIMSPLSGVQIRHLIRQIAPPGFYEEFEQYKQTSFSYHQAGVGYARVSAFIKNGSPHCTFRFLPEKIPSFEELNIPAEQMRSLAATHRGLILVTGMTGSGKTTTVAALLDWINTNRAIHILTIENPVEYVHSNKKAIVSQRSLGLDIGSFGEAITGALRHDPDVILIGEMRDPDTIRAAINAAATGHLVISTLHANTAYEVVNRVVSFFDPVERDLVRLQLRDCMKCVMCQRLVAKPGGGRIPALEFMFNDIKPVGDGILKGDSDLIRIGMQQTVSHSILFEQYLHRLYKDSRVELERAREFCTDASIFDQLVMGTYSVPRLDSIKGG from the coding sequence ATGTCGGAACATGTCCTGGGAACCGGGCAGAAGCAGACCCTGCGCAACATCCTGCGCCTGACCGAGGCGCTGGTGGTGCGCACGGAGGGCCCCCCCCGCGAGATGCGCCTGTGGACGGAGGACGTCCGGGTCACCGCGCGCCGCCCGGATTACACGGGAGACTATGAGGATTTCCGCTTTGTCTTCCGCCTGGGGGGCTTTGAGGAGGCCGAGGCGGTGGAGAAGATCGCGGAGGAGTATCCCGACCTTTGCACGGTGGAGAAGGACGGCGAGGAGCTGGTGTTTGAGTGCCCCCGCGAGGGGGCGCCCTTCTCGCCGAAGGTGTTCGAGCTGCTGAACAAGCTCAGCCTGGCCGTGAAACTGCCGGAAGTCTGGCATATCGAGGGGGCGGATTTCCGCGTCGAGCCGATCAGTGTTGAGATGCTCTTCCACGCCATGGTGCAGTACAAGGCGAGCGACCTGCACCTGACTTCGGGCCTGCGCCCCGTCTTCCGCATTGACAACGACGCGCGCCACTCGGAGATCATGTCGCCCCTTTCGGGCGTGCAGATCAGGCACCTGATCCGGCAGATCGCGCCCCCGGGCTTCTACGAGGAGTTTGAGCAGTACAAGCAGACCAGTTTCAGCTACCATCAGGCGGGGGTGGGCTACGCGCGCGTCTCGGCCTTCATCAAGAACGGATCCCCCCACTGCACCTTCCGCTTTCTTCCCGAGAAGATCCCGTCGTTTGAGGAGCTGAACATTCCGGCCGAGCAGATGCGCAGCCTTGCGGCCACGCACCGGGGCCTGATCCTGGTGACGGGCATGACGGGCAGCGGCAAGACCACCACGGTGGCAGCGCTGCTGGACTGGATCAACACCAACCGTGCCATCCACATCCTCACCATCGAGAACCCCGTGGAGTATGTGCACAGCAACAAGAAGGCGATCGTCTCCCAGCGGAGCCTCGGGCTGGACATCGGGTCTTTCGGCGAGGCGATCACGGGCGCGCTGCGCCACGACCCCGACGTGATCCTCATCGGCGAGATGCGCGACCCGGACACGATCCGGGCCGCCATCAACGCGGCGGCCACGGGGCACCTGGTCATCAGCACGCTCCACGCGAACACGGCCTACGAGGTGGTCAACCGCGTGGTGAGCTTCTTTGACCCCGTCGAGCGCGACCTGGTGCGCCTGCAGCTGCGCGACTGCATGAAGTGCGTCATGTGCCAGCGGCTTGTGGCCAAGCCCGGCGGCGGCCGCATCCCCGCCCTTGAGTTCATGTTCAACGACATCAAACCCGTGGGCGACGGCATCCTCAAGGGGGACAGCGACCTCATCCGCATTGGGATGCAGCAGACCGTGTCCCATTCGATCCTTTTCGAGCAGTACCTCCACCGGCTGTACAAGGACAGCCGCGTCGAGCTGGAGCGCGCCCGGGAGTTCTGCACGGACGCGAGCATTTTCGACCAGCTGGTCATGGGCACCTACTCCGTGCCCCGGCTGGACTCCATCAAGGGCGGCTGA
- a CDS encoding lytic transglycosylase domain-containing protein, with protein MRFFVFLAVSCLAALPALAETSPPGAALFLQGDEAERAGRLGDALKAYTACAAADERLMPFAANRAARVRARSGDVEGAATQWRAVLEGFPEGPWTRLAQCRYAEFLAGRGRRAEAAALFDRALKVSPRPWFLDEWAWAAAENLLADTATRAGALPFLRETVETIILLEPRKKAARLLLQFSDPADRALGVWGLLRSGAMDEARPVLEAEPVMFGDESGGEITLQVLTALAVPAATAPDQVPAQVRVLARQNTGNPWMRVWLLYALRLSAARKAWAAADLFADTLSSEYGDRRDGGDALYWYAGHAQSAKRSAEAVALYRKLAERHPGHARASDALFAAGRIRMGEKSWQDALLLLTEAAGLFKSAALRAEAWHLCAEIAGHCGDVAGRKRYLTRAVAAGPGSYYAHRSLARLGKEGGGLSLPGGDPGSLLVAVLPGTALAAPAALPPARGRELDRLRFFGSHGLEEGEWEALALILSPPSEAGQEAAWYDAVARAGFMYTVQQTAGGGKWETGDEAPSPLRRRVEYPLAYWDIAERAAREAGVDPLLLLAISRQESTFRSAIVSRSGAVGVMQLMPSTAKWLAGKEPRLAKETGEHLSAPENSLRLGAHYLRRMLDRSGGNLVYALASYNGGPGNCDKWRARFPGGDMDGFIESMDFAETRDYVRRVLANYAAYRGFYPDAARGG; from the coding sequence ATGCGCTTTTTCGTCTTTCTGGCGGTGTCATGTCTTGCGGCTCTTCCGGCTTTGGCCGAAACATCCCCTCCGGGCGCGGCCCTCTTCCTCCAGGGGGATGAGGCGGAGCGGGCGGGGCGGCTGGGGGACGCGCTCAAGGCCTACACGGCCTGCGCCGCTGCGGACGAGCGGCTGATGCCCTTCGCCGCCAACCGGGCCGCCCGGGTGCGCGCGCGTTCGGGGGACGTGGAGGGGGCCGCCACCCAGTGGCGCGCCGTTCTGGAGGGGTTCCCCGAAGGGCCGTGGACCCGTCTGGCCCAGTGCCGGTATGCGGAGTTTCTGGCGGGGCGCGGCCGCCGCGCCGAGGCGGCGGCGCTGTTTGACCGGGCGCTGAAGGTGTCCCCCCGGCCGTGGTTTCTGGACGAATGGGCGTGGGCGGCGGCGGAGAATCTGCTGGCGGACACTGCGACCCGCGCCGGCGCGCTTCCCTTCCTGCGGGAGACCGTGGAGACGATCATTCTGCTCGAGCCCAGGAAGAAGGCGGCCCGTCTGCTGCTCCAATTCTCCGACCCCGCAGACCGCGCGCTGGGCGTGTGGGGGCTGCTGCGCTCGGGCGCCATGGACGAGGCCCGGCCGGTGCTCGAGGCGGAGCCCGTCATGTTTGGCGATGAGTCGGGCGGCGAGATCACCCTGCAAGTGTTGACCGCGCTCGCTGTGCCGGCCGCCACCGCCCCGGACCAGGTCCCCGCGCAAGTGCGGGTGCTGGCGCGGCAGAACACAGGGAATCCCTGGATGCGGGTGTGGCTGCTGTACGCCCTGCGGCTTTCCGCGGCGCGGAAGGCCTGGGCGGCGGCCGACCTGTTCGCCGACACCCTCTCCTCGGAGTACGGGGACCGGCGCGACGGGGGCGACGCGCTCTACTGGTACGCCGGGCATGCCCAGTCGGCCAAGCGCTCTGCGGAGGCGGTGGCGCTGTACAGGAAACTCGCGGAGCGGCACCCCGGCCACGCGCGCGCCTCCGACGCCCTGTTTGCCGCGGGCCGGATCCGCATGGGCGAAAAGTCCTGGCAGGACGCGCTCCTTCTTCTCACGGAGGCGGCCGGCCTTTTCAAGTCGGCCGCGCTGCGGGCGGAGGCGTGGCATCTCTGCGCGGAAATCGCGGGACACTGCGGGGATGTCGCAGGCCGGAAACGGTATCTCACCCGTGCGGTGGCCGCAGGCCCCGGCAGCTATTATGCCCACCGGTCCCTGGCGCGCCTGGGGAAGGAGGGCGGGGGGCTGTCCCTCCCCGGCGGAGACCCGGGCTCGCTGCTTGTGGCGGTGCTGCCCGGCACCGCGCTGGCGGCACCCGCGGCGCTGCCCCCGGCCCGGGGTCGGGAGCTGGATCGCCTGCGTTTCTTCGGCAGCCACGGACTGGAGGAGGGGGAGTGGGAGGCCCTCGCGCTGATCCTGTCGCCCCCTTCGGAGGCGGGCCAGGAGGCGGCCTGGTACGATGCCGTGGCGCGGGCGGGGTTCATGTACACGGTGCAGCAGACGGCGGGCGGGGGAAAGTGGGAGACGGGCGACGAGGCCCCCTCGCCCCTGCGGCGGCGGGTGGAGTATCCGCTGGCCTACTGGGACATCGCGGAGCGCGCCGCGCGCGAGGCGGGGGTGGATCCGCTGCTGTTGCTCGCCATCAGCCGCCAGGAGAGCACCTTCCGCTCCGCCATCGTGTCCCGGTCGGGCGCGGTCGGCGTGATGCAGCTGATGCCGTCCACGGCGAAATGGCTCGCGGGCAAGGAGCCCCGGCTGGCCAAAGAGACAGGAGAGCACCTCAGCGCGCCGGAGAATTCGCTGCGCCTGGGGGCGCACTATCTGCGGAGGATGCTGGACCGGTCGGGCGGCAACCTGGTCTACGCGCTGGCCTCATACAACGGCGGCCCCGGCAACTGCGACAAGTGGCGCGCGCGGTTTCCGGGGGGCGACATGGACGGATTCATCGAGAGCATGGACTTCGCCGAGACGCGGGACTATGTGAGGAGGGTGCTGGCAAACTACGCGGCCTACCGGGGGTTTTACCCGGACGCCGCGCGGGGCGGCTGA